In Capra hircus breed San Clemente chromosome 5, ASM170441v1, whole genome shotgun sequence, the DNA window AAAGCTACTGTTAAATAACAAAGGAAATCACTGGAGTAGTTATATAATACATTAAAGCAATAAGAGCTGTAGAGGAGCACGGACCTCTAAATGGCTAAGTAACTCAGTGGCTCTCTCTTTAAGATCTCAACTTTTTTCCTCTTGCCATGTGTATTGGATCCCATCTTCGTAGATGAGAAAACGGCGCCAAGTTTGTTGCCGGATGGAGCTAAAAAATTTGCCAGGCGTTGAGTCGCGCAAGTGGCAGTGCCGCATTTCCGCTTTTCCATCTGATGACTGGTGACACTGAACAAATATGAAAGGTTAGAAACTTAGAGTTAGGATTGGATACAACTATCTCTGTGACATCAAATATCTCatgatgatgaaaatgaaaggaaacgTCTTCACGTCAGTAAATCAGTGTTTTGGGTTGCAAAATACTTGGATGATTTGATCGAATTTCTGGACACCTTGAAGATGCAGCTTACAAATCAGATAGCAAACCCTCCGTTATAGTTAATGTTGAATTTCCCAGTGTAATCTTTCTTTGGCAATTCAGAATATATTCCagataatgataataaaagttTTTTGtcttatattcttttaaatgttgaTTAATCtatttccctcatagctcagttggtaaagaatctgcctgcaatgcaggagacctgggtttgatccctgggttgggaagatcccctggagaaggaaagggcaatccactccagtattcctgcctggagaatcccatggacagaggagtctggcaggctacagtccatggggtctcaagagttggacacgacttagtgactaaaccgtcACCAATCTAGTTCCCAAATTTATAAAAAAGGTCTTGAATTGGAAATTATGTATGTAATCTggaatatgtgaatatatatatatatatttctcatacCTTTCAAACAAGAATTAAGCAGTGTTAGTTAATTTTTGTTAAGTTTCCTGATTTCACTGAATTGACAGTGTTGAGAGATGTCAGGTATTATTTCAAGGGAATAAAACTTATGACCTATTCAGGCACTCTAACTACTGTAGTGTGGGAATTCTATTACTATTAGCATAAATACATGAAGATTACTATGTCCCTGCTATGTACTATGTTCCTATATTTTCAACAATTTTAATGATAGGTTAAATGTTAAAACCAAAAGGCTTTTTGTGTCAATGGTATTAATATTCATCATGTTCCTTCACTCACCTGGAAAAGTTGCATAATAATATTATGGATAAGTCATAAATGATAACTGTAaataattcatttgtatcttAACTTCTTAGTATTTATAGAATTTATTTATATCAATCCTATATTTTTGTACCATCTTTTGTTTTAGTGTACTGGAAATAGACACAATGATTGCTTTTTTGCTGATTATTAGGAGTTCTAGGGAAATTTCAGCTCCTGTAAAAACCAAAATCTTGGTTAAATTTTGATTAAGTGTAAAGTGGGAGAGAGATACTGGTAGGAGGCTAAAAACTCCATGTCCAGAAGCCAGTGTATATACATAATTTGAAGCACTATGCGATGGCTTTTATCTCAATGTGTTTATTTTGTATGGGAAGTACTTCATTGTCTGTATCTTTGTATAGAGATAGCctaagagtaaatattttaaaaactcgtGTGAAACTTTATGGTTTATACTCTCAGATATTCTCCACAGAAAATTTTTCTTACAGAATTACATGAACTGAGTATCTGTTGAGCGTGAGTATATGCTGACAAACCAATTACTCAGGCAAAGGAAACACACCTAGAAGCTTAATTTGtttatgttagtcattcagtcatgtctgactctgcaaccccatgggttgtagcccactaggctcctctgtccatggaatctccaggcaacaatattggagtgtgttgccattccctttgccagggccagggattgaacccaggtctcttacactgcaagaggattctttatcaactgagccacgagggaagcccacagaagccTAACTCCCTGGCTTATATATCAGTCTTATTCATATTATCTGTTtaactctttctttttcatgtgtGGTAAGCATGGCCAACGTGCATTTTCAAAGAACGGTTTAATGCTCCTATAAAGATTGAACCAGCAATTCATACACTGAACATTCAATTCTAAAAGGTGATAAACTTTTCCTGAAAAACAGTAGTAATCAGAATTTGACCCAAACACTTCAAACTAataaatttaaagtaataaaagaaaTGTGGGTCAAATTGAGAAGGTTCAAAGGGATTTCTTTTCCAGGATATATTTGGTGAATGCCTTGAACAGAATGTGAAATACTCTTTGTGCTCAGTGATAATTGGTGAATGTTTGATAATTGGTCTCAAGGTCTGTAATAGGATTTAAAATTATTCTAACTAAAATATTCTCTAATTTGAGTTAACTAGGAGGATCATGATTCTACtttaaagaaatatgaagaaCTTTTATGTTTTTTGGTTTCATACCTGTGAAACTGCTTTCCCAAACAGGAATTTTTATGTATATGTGATAGTCAGGATATACCCTAAATTATCATTAAGATGAAGAAAGTTGACTAAGTTGGTTAGTGAAAGGCCCAACACCCCAACTTTTATGTATTTTCCCTCATTGACTACCAGCCAGACATGGCCTACCAGCCTACCCACCAGCTAATAACAAACACTAGTTTAAAGCTATGACCATTCACACACatggaaattcttggctttgagaTAACTTATTATAGAATCTtgaatatagttgcctgtgctatacagtaggacttggttgtttatctattttatatatagtagtgtgtatctgctaatctcaaaccaGTTTATCCCTCACTCACAATGtaagattgttttctatgtctgaatctgtttctgtttcataaataagtttaatatcctgtaataaaccataatggaaaagaacacaaaaaagaaaagaatatatatagagaatacatatatatgtatatatataacggaatcactttgctatacatgaaaaactaacacaacattgtaaatcaattatacttcaataagaagAGAATATAAACAGTGATAATTATAGGCCAAATTGTAA includes these proteins:
- the IAPP gene encoding islet amyloid polypeptide → MGILKLPVVLSVLFIALNHLEGGGKPTKSHQMEKRKCGTATCATQRLANFLAPSGNKLGAVFSSTKMGSNTHGKRKKVEILKREPLSYLAI